A section of the Salmo salar chromosome ssa05, Ssal_v3.1, whole genome shotgun sequence genome encodes:
- the LOC106604415 gene encoding microfibril-associated glycoprotein 4 — protein MMAHMLAVLLLAVVAVHSAPRCDINLDADCNEVYNISQASGVYPIYPFLTPVQVYCDMNTDGGKWTVIQRRIDGSLNFYRRWNQYKVGFGNPEGEYWLGLENIHLLTKRRKYELRVDMEDFEGNSVFAMYSSFYLDSEADGYKLHVTGFTNGGAGDSLAYHSGSMFSTFDKDQDTWSDNCAATYYGAFWYGSCHHANINGEYLWGTTKHFATSVNWNHWKGYHYSLKGVSMKIRPVP, from the exons ATGATG gcTCACATGTTGGCAGTGTTACTTCTGGCTGTTGTAGCAGTCCATTCTGCCCCTCGATGTGATATCAACCTGGATGCAGACTGTAATGAAGTCTACAACATCTCGCAAGCAAGTGGCGTCTACCCCATCTACCCCTTTTTGACACCTGTTCAGGTGTACTGTGACATGAACACGGATGGAGGCAAGTGGACT gTAATCCAGAGGAGAATAGATGGATCTCTGAACTTCTACAGACGCTGGAACCAGTACAAAGTTGGTTTTGGAAACCCAGAGGGAGAATACTGGCTAG GATTGGAGAACATCCACCTTCTCACTAAGAGGAGGAAGTATGAGCTGAGGGTAGACATGGAGGACTTTGAAGGAAACAGTGTGTTTGCCATGTACTCTTCCTTCTATTTGGACTCTGAGGCAGACGGATACAAGCTACATGTCACTGGATTCACCAATGGAGGAGCAG GTGACTCACTGGCCTATCATAGCGGGTCGATGTTCAGCACCTTCGACAAAGACCAGGACACTTGGTCTGACAACTGTGCAGCTACTTACTATGGGGCATTTTGGTATGGTTCTTGTCACCACGCTAACATCAATGGAGAGTACCTATGGGGAACCACCAAACATTTCGCTACAAGTGTCAATTGGAATCACTGGAAAGGTTATCATTATTCTCTGAAAGGTGTCTCTATGAAGATTAGACCAGTGCCTTAG